The DNA region GCGTCCCTGGCCGGCCGCCACTGGTCGGACCGGCTGCGGGGGACGAGGACGGGCCCGATCCCGTCCTCGCCGCACACCTGCAGGGTGACGAGGCCGGGCCGCTGGAGCGGGTGGCGGACGATGCGGCCGCCGGCCGGCGCGCCCCCGCCCCTGGTCACGGCCACGTAGCTGTACTTCTCGTCCTCCCACCCGAGCGTGGCGCCCTTGGCCGCCCGGTGCCGCCGGCTGCGGGCCAGGCGGCGGGCGAAGTGGCACCACTCGCCGGGCACGTCGCTGAGCGGGCAGCGGCGGTCGTGGGGGCAGGGGGCGACGACCCTGGCCCCCGCCTCGACGAGCGCCGACCGCACGTCGATGACCCGCCCGTAGCCGGTAGGGGTGCCGGGCTCGACCACGACGAGCGCGGAACCGGTCGCCCGCCACAGGCCGGCGACGACGCCGGCCAGGTCCGCCTCGGCCAGCTCGCCGAGCACGTAGGCGGCCACCACGAGGTCGGCCGGCGGGATGCCCTCGCCCGCGCCCCTGGCCAGGTCGACGAGGTCGCCCGCCACCCAGCGGCCGTGGCGGACGGCGGCGGACGGGGCGTCCGCGGCCAGGCTGCGACCGGCGGCCAGCATGGCCGCGGAGCGCTCCACGGACGTGACGACGGCCAGGGACTCCCACTGCGCCACCGCCGCCCACCCGGCCACGCCCAGGCCGGCGCCGGCGTCGAGCACCGAGGCCGGGGCCCAGCCCGGCCACCGCTCGGCCAGGTGGCCCAGCACGGCGCCGACGGCGGCGACCGTGGCCGGCGCCCTCGTCGACGCGTAGGCGGCCACGCCCTCGGCGTCCCGCACGGCCACGTCCCGGCCGGACCGGTAGCGCGCCGACAGCCGGGCCGCGCCGGCCCGCCCCCGGCCGGCGGCCATGGCCCCCAGCCGGTCGAGCCCGTCCGCGAGCGCGGCGGGGAGGTCAGCCGCGGCCGTCGTCGTCCTCCTCCCACGCCAGCCGGTCGACCCGACCGGCCACCTCCTCGAAGCTCGCCCTCGCCTCGTCGATCTGCTCGGCCAGCCGCTCGGCCACCAGCCGGCGCAGCTCCACGCGGCGCTCCCGCACCCAGGCGAGGGGCGTGCGGGGCTCCTCGCCGACCGGCGCCCAGCGCAGGCGCCACAGGCGGGCCCGGCCGATGTCCTTCAGGGTCCGCGGACGCAGGGCCCGCAGCTCGAAGCGGGCGTCGGCGGCCAGCTCCGCGTGCACGTGCTCGTCGACGACCACCGACC from Acidimicrobiales bacterium includes:
- a CDS encoding small ribosomal subunit Rsm22 family protein codes for the protein MAAGRGRAGAARLSARYRSGRDVAVRDAEGVAAYASTRAPATVAAVGAVLGHLAERWPGWAPASVLDAGAGLGVAGWAAVAQWESLAVVTSVERSAAMLAAGRSLAADAPSAAVRHGRWVAGDLVDLARGAGEGIPPADLVVAAYVLGELAEADLAGVVAGLWRATGSALVVVEPGTPTGYGRVIDVRSALVEAGARVVAPCPHDRRCPLSDVPGEWCHFARRLARSRRHRAAKGATLGWEDEKYSYVAVTRGGGAPAGGRIVRHPLQRPGLVTLQVCGEDGIGPVLVPRSRSDQWRPARDADWGDSWPPATD